ATCGTATCCAGCGCCCTTCTGCCTTGGGGAGATCGAACTAGAAGCGATCGAAGTTGTGGTTCAGGCGGCATCCAACAGCTGTGAAAATTGTGAGCAATCCCCCCAATAACCTGATTTGAGGAGCACCTAACTGGTAGAAATGTTCTACACTCAATAATCTGCCCCATCCATTTTTAGGATCCTCCATTACAATGTCTGCTAATCTGCCTGCTGATCTCATCGATCCGCACAGCCTTTGGAGTCTGTGGGTGCCGCTGGTCTTACTCAGCACGATCGCCGCCGCTGCGATTTATTTCTCCCGAATTAAACTTCGCTAATCTAGCCTCCTTCTTCATTCGTCCACAATTCGTCCACCCCTTATCGTTTGGCAGGTCAATTCATGGCTCTTTCCCTAGCGCGGGACGCGATCGCATTTTTGATTGACTTAGCAGAAACGGGAGAAATTGATCCCTGGGATGTCAATGTCATTGATGTCATCGATCGCTTTTTGAATGACCTATCGCCCTTTGCCGCCAATAATCGCAACCAGTACGAAGCCAACCTGTCCCAATCCGGCCAAGCCTTTCTCTACGCCTCCATGCTGCTATTGCTCAAGGCCGACAGCATGAATCCGACGGCGCAACCTGCCGACGATGGCCTCTTGGAAGAGGGGGAATTTTTTGACGACGACAGCTTGGGACTCGCGGCCTTGCCCATGAATTTGGAGCGTCGGTTGCGCCGCCGTGCCGTGGCCCAACCCCCTAAACGGCGACGGGTGACCTTGCAGGAATTGATCGACCAACTGGAAATCATTGCCGCTGCCCTAGAAGAAGGCCCCCGCGAACGCAAAAAAGTCCGCCGTCCCAAACCTCACTCCCGATCGCAGGCCATCCGCACGATCGCCCAACTGGCCCACCAGGAAAATCTGACGGAAATGGCCGTCATGCTGGAGGAATTTTTTGTTGAACATTGGGATACCCTATCGCGGGGTCAGGACTGGATCGACTTTGATTTGCTGCTGGAATTTTGGCTAGCGACCCGAGCACAGAGTTCAGAACAACTCCACCGCCACATTGTCACCGATGAACGAACCCACGAACGGGTGGGTGTGTTCTGGGCGTTGCTGTTGCTCACGTCCCAGTCCAAGGTGGAACTGTCCCAGGAATCGTTCTATCAAGATCTGCGGGTGCGCACTTTGCTGCAACTGCGCGATGTCAACCTGGAAGAAGCCATGGCGGTGGCTCTACCGGATTAGTGGCCCGATCACACATAGTTTTATGCCAATCTATGCAAATAAGTTGCAAATAAGTTGCAAATAAGTATTGATTGAGGGTTTTTATCCCCCCTCCATCGCCTACTTTTTTAGATATCCTTAAAAGATGGCCTTAATAGAGTCTTTATACTTTCGTGAAGGCCAAATCTTATCTGGGTACTTTACAATTGGCGAGGATTCTAGAGAAATGTTACACAACTTTCAGGAATCCTGGCAGCGTAATGGGAAATCATTTGATTGGTGTTGGTTGAGAGAGATAAATCTATGAAAGCCATGATTCTGGCCGCAGGTAAAGGAACACGGGTGCGCCCCATCACTTACACTGTGCCTAAACCGATGATTCCGATCCTCCAAAAGCCAGTGATGGAGTTTCTGCTTGAATTGCTGAAACAGCATGGCTTTAACCAAATCATGGTGAATGTCAGCCACTTAGCCAAGGAAATTGAAGGATACTTCCGAGATGGCCAACGGTTTGGGGTGGAAATTGGCTACTCCTTTGAAGGGCGGATTATTGATGGAGAATTGGTGGGTGAAGCGGTAGGATCCGCTGGTGGAATGAAGCGGATTCAAGATTTCCACCCCTTCTTTGACGATACCTTTGTGGTGCTCTGCGGGGATGCCTTGATTGACTTGGATTTAACCAAGGCCGTGCAGTGGCACCGGGAAAAAGGCTCGATCGCGACCATTATTATGAAAACAGTGCCCCGCGAAGAGGTGTCTAGCTATGGGGTGGTGGTGACCGATGAAACGGGTCGGATCAAAGCTTTCCAAGAAAAACCCTCCGTGGAAGAAGCTCTCAGCACAGACATCAACACTGGGATTTATATTTTTGAACCTGAAATTTTAGATTACATTCCCTCCGGTGAGGAGTATGACATCGGTGGGCAGTTGTTTCCAAAATTGGTGGAAATGGGGGCTCCTTTCTACGGGTTGCCCATGGATTTTGAATGGGTAGATATTGGGAAGGTTCCAGACTATTGGCATGCAGTGCGGGCTGTCCTCAATGGCGAAGTGAAAAATGTCTCGGTGCCGGGTCGGGAGGTGCGGCCTGGGGTCTACGCGGGGCTGAATGTGGCTGTGAACTGGGATAAGGTCAATATTCAAGGCCCGGTGTATATCGGGGCGATGACCTGTATTGAAGATGGGGCGACGATTATTGGCCCGTCAATGATTGGCCCGAACTGCTGGGTGTGCAGCGGTGCTACGGTTGATAACAGTGTGATCTTTGATTATTCCCGGTTGGGGCCAGGGGTGCGGTTGGTGGATAAACTGGTGTTCGGTCGCTATTGTGTGGACAAAACCGGGGCCACGATCGATGTGCAGGCGGCGTCCTTGGACTGGTTGATTACCGATGCACGGCAACAGATGCCCACGGATCCTTCGATCGAACGACAGGCGATCGCGCAGTTACTCGGTGT
The window above is part of the Alkalinema sp. FACHB-956 genome. Proteins encoded here:
- a CDS encoding segregation/condensation protein A; translation: MALSLARDAIAFLIDLAETGEIDPWDVNVIDVIDRFLNDLSPFAANNRNQYEANLSQSGQAFLYASMLLLLKADSMNPTAQPADDGLLEEGEFFDDDSLGLAALPMNLERRLRRRAVAQPPKRRRVTLQELIDQLEIIAAALEEGPRERKKVRRPKPHSRSQAIRTIAQLAHQENLTEMAVMLEEFFVEHWDTLSRGQDWIDFDLLLEFWLATRAQSSEQLHRHIVTDERTHERVGVFWALLLLTSQSKVELSQESFYQDLRVRTLLQLRDVNLEEAMAVALPD
- a CDS encoding NDP-sugar synthase — translated: MKAMILAAGKGTRVRPITYTVPKPMIPILQKPVMEFLLELLKQHGFNQIMVNVSHLAKEIEGYFRDGQRFGVEIGYSFEGRIIDGELVGEAVGSAGGMKRIQDFHPFFDDTFVVLCGDALIDLDLTKAVQWHREKGSIATIIMKTVPREEVSSYGVVVTDETGRIKAFQEKPSVEEALSTDINTGIYIFEPEILDYIPSGEEYDIGGQLFPKLVEMGAPFYGLPMDFEWVDIGKVPDYWHAVRAVLNGEVKNVSVPGREVRPGVYAGLNVAVNWDKVNIQGPVYIGAMTCIEDGATIIGPSMIGPNCWVCSGATVDNSVIFDYSRLGPGVRLVDKLVFGRYCVDKTGATIDVQAASLDWLITDARQQMPTDPSIERQAIAQLLGVEDQLAQL